A single window of Melospiza georgiana isolate bMelGeo1 chromosome 6, bMelGeo1.pri, whole genome shotgun sequence DNA harbors:
- the GREM1 gene encoding gremlin-1: MVRTLCAIGALFLLMGLLLPAAEGRKRNRGSQGAIPPPVKDQPNDSEQMQTQQQSGSRHRERGKGTSMPAEEVLESSQEALHITERKYLKRDWCKTQPLKQTIHEEGCNSRTIINRFCYGQCNSFYIPRHVRKEEGSFQSCSFCKPKKFTTMTVTLNCPELQPPRKKKRITRVKECRCISIDLD, from the coding sequence ATGGTCCGCACACTGTGTGCCATCGGTGCCCTGTTTCTCCTGATGGGGTTACTGCTGCCAGCGGCCGAAGGGAGAAAGCGGAATCGTGGATCTCAGGGTGCTATCCCTCCTCCTGTCAAGGATCAGCCCAATGATTCGGAGCAGatgcagacacagcagcagtcAGGCTCCAGGCACCGAGAGCGAGGGAAGGGCACCTCGATGCCTGCCGAGGAGGTGCTGGAGTCCAGCCAGGAGGCGCTGCACATCACCGAGCGCAAGTACCTGAAGCGGGACTGGTGCAAAACCCAGCCCCTCAAACAAACTATCCACGAGGAGGGCTGCAACAGCCGCACCATCATCAACAGGTTCTGCTATGGCCAGTGCAATTCCTTCTACATCCCCAGGCACGTCCGTAAAGAAGAAGGCTCCTTCCAGTCTTGTTCCTTCTGCAAGCCCAAGAAATTTACCACTATGACTGTTACACTCAATTGCCCCGAGCTTCAGCCcccaaggaagaaaaaaagaatcacCCGAGTTAAGGAGTGCCGGTGTATATCTATTGACTTGGactaa